A stretch of DNA from Halobacillus litoralis:
TGATGAACTATACGAAAATTATCACCATGACCTGTTTCAGTTTCTTATCTATATGGTCAAGGACAGAAGTCTTGCTGAGGACTTGGTTCAGGATGTATATGTGAGGGTCATGAAATCATATGATTCATTCAATGGAAAAAGCTCAGAGAAAACATGGTTGTTTTCCATAGCCAGGCACGTAGCCATTGATTATTTCCGCAAACAAAAAAGAAAGAGAAACCGATTCATGGAGTTCTTTGATTGGAGTGAGAAAGGGGAGCAAATCAAAGACCAGAACAAAATGCCTGAAGAGATTGCCGTGCAGAATGATGAAATTCAACAAGTCTATCAAGCTCTTGATAAATGTACGGTTGATCAGCGAAGTGTGTTGATTTTCCGTTTCATTCAAGGGATGTCTATAAAAGAAACAGCAGAAATCTTAAGCTGGAGTGAGAGTAAAGTGAAGACGACTCAACATCGAGCCATGAAAGCTCTTAAGGAAATACTTGAAGACATGGAAGAAGGGAGGGGAGACCGTGAAGAAGCGTAACGACGAAGATATCAAAAAAGCATTAGGGAAGCTCCCTTCTATGGAAGACCGCCAATCGAAAGATATGCTTTACCAAAAGGTTTCTTCACGCGTTCATACACCAAAAAGGAGAGTAGCTCCATGGGTGTTTCCCGGGTTAGCTACGATCGCTGTTTTGCTGGTACTTGCTGTGTTCATTCCTGTCTTTTTTAGTAACAATGGAATGCTTACCGTAGAAGATTCTGCCGATCATGCGAATGAAAGTACAGAATCTTCCACAGCAAATCAGGAAACGGGTCCTTCCCTTGATGCACCTACTACAGAGGGGGAAGAGGAAAGCGCTGAAGTCCAGGAAGCCGAACCCTCCAGCGAAGAGAAAAGTCTCCCTCCAGAAGAAAATGAAGAGGAAGGATCACAAGCGAGTGAATCAAACCTTCAAGAAGAACAGGAATCGTCTGAGACCGAGCTTGAATCACTGGTCTTAAAAAGTGACGAAGGGAGTTTTATTACGCTTTCTTATCCAGGGAAAAATGCGGAAGTCATCCTTCCTACGCTCCAGAGTCAGCAGGAGTCCAGCGCATTCTCACCTGAGAAATACGGTTTAGCTGAGAGGGCTGTAAGTGAACTGGAATATGAGGTGGATGAAAAACAAGGTTCGGCTGTCGTTACGTTTCCTGATGATTTCACTGTCAGTGGTGCTGCGTGGGCAAGTGCGATCATAGAAAGCATCCGTTGGGACTTGGCTAACTTTCAACTGGAAGAAATCACGGTTCAAACAGAATCAGGGAACCCTGTCACTCTGGGAAGCTACGGAGAAATGTCTGAAGTTCCTGTTATTCAACAAGGAGAGTACATCTTTCAATTGTATCAATACGAAGATTCATCTGAACGTTTACTAGCTCCTATTTCTGTTGAGGATTCTCCAACGTTCCGTGATGCTCTTTCATTGATGAAAGAAAAAGGCAACGGTCTCTTTGTGACGCCGGCCGTGCCGGAACATGTTCAGTTCACTTCCACGACAGTAGATCAACAAACAGTGAATATCAACCTTCAACATGAATCATGGGCAAGTGAACAGCAGCTTTTGACTATGATTGAAGCTATCCTTGCAACAGCAGGACAGTTTGGTTTTGAAAAAGTCAAGTTCAACGGAATCAACGTACGTGAGTTTTCCACCTATGATCTTGAAGAGCCAATCGATGTTCCGGAAAGAATTAATCCTGTTGTGGAGTAATGACTTAGAACCCTCTGCGGTGATTGCAGAGGGTTCTTTATATTCATTAGGAAATGATAGGGCGGTTGCTGGCCATATAAGCGGCACGAGGGAGTCAACCGTTCTACTGAATTTCCACTTCTATGTTTCTTGTCTAACCGGACGCTCCCAGAGCCTTTGTTCTAGGATTGCCCCTCTTGCTCGTGTTAAAATAGAGAAACGTAGTAAAGGGGACGATAGGTAATGGATAAACAGGAAGTGCGCAAAAAGGTATCTGAAAAAATAAAGTTAATTCGTGTCGAGCATGGATATACGCAGGACAAGATGGCAGATATTCTCGGATTATCTAAAAAGACTCTTGTCCAAATTGAAAAACAAAGAACTTTGGCTGGCTGGACAACTGTTGTCGCCATATGTGCTCTTTTTCAAGAAAGCGATGTTTTGAAAGGCGTGTTAGGTGATGCTCCTGTAGAAATCGTAGAAACCATTGCCCATGAGCAAGTAGAGCCTCAAGGGAAGAAGACGCTTGGCGGGAAGGTATGGTGGCAGACGATTGCAGAAGGGGAAAACTACATCCTTCAGCAAAACCTGATTAGTCACCATTATAGAATCATTGATTCCGAAGATTATCGTCTGTTTTCTACCATTAATCGGACCGAGGCGGAAATCCGTTTTGAAGAACTAGTCAAATAAAAAAGCCCCTTTTCAAGGGGCTTTTGGTCACGAGGTACATTACTCTTCGTATTTCAAAGGGTCTCCGTGAAATGGAGCAGTAGAAATTTTTATAGAATCTGTAGGACACCCTTCCAACGCATCTTCCATGTCTTCTTCGTACAGTTCCGGAACTTCCTCTGTACCCTCGTTATCATCAAGGACGACATAAGCGATACCTTCATCATCGTAATCATATAAATCAGGGGCAGCAGCACCGCAGGCCCCGCAAGCAATGCAGGTCTCTTTATCTACGATGGTATATTTGGCCATAGAACGACCTCCTTCATGAGACTTTCTGTATGATCGAGGAATTGAATACATAAGTACAACGTTTATTGTAAATCGCACACGAGTGGTTTTCAACTAAACCATATTGAACACGTACGGGAAGGGGGGAGAAGATGTTTGGTCATTTGGTTTTAACATGTGTGGATCGATTCAGAGGGGAGCGTACAGTCTCGGGCATCTATCACTTACTGACAGGCAAGCGGTCATCGCAAACATTACAGGATGCCAAAGGATACGAGCTTGATATGCTTTTCGGTGTTTATCCATCACTAAAGCGCGAGACATTGGGAACACAGGTTCAAAAGCTGGTTCATGACGGGTGTATTCAAATCAATGAACAATCTTTCCCTTCTATAACTCCTGAAGGAATTCGGCAATTGTCTTCCTTTCCTGTTTATGAACTAGAATACTTTGAAGGTATGGTCTGGCATGATGTCATTCCTACTTTTATGAAGAGAGTCTATCTTCTGTTACAGACGGTGGCGAACACCAATGCTGGCATTCACCAATATGTACCCATCGTGGATGATTTCGCCACACAGAAATGGGTGCGTACGGTTTATCTTCAATTCCAGGATAAATTGCCGAAGATGGTAGAATCGATGTATGAAGAGATTCACCACCTACTAAAAAAACACCCCTCACAACAAGCTGATTTGTTCGCCCATCGCTTAACAGGGGGTGGAGTGATCGGCATGACGATCGATCAGCTCAAAAGGGAGTTCACGTTGAATGTAGAAGATGTCGAGCTCATGCTGCAACATACTCACTATTATTTGTTTCTTGAATCCAAAACGAAAAAGGATGACTACCCTGTCCTGCACCTTTGTACGAAAGGGCTCGATGCGACAAACTTGATTACAAGGTCTGCTAGAAAAACGTATCAATATATGAAGCAAGGCTTGAGCTTGCAGGAAATTATGAATGTAAGGAGATTGAAAAAAAGCACCATCCAAGACCACATCGTAGAATCCGCTTTAATCATCCCGGATTTTTCAATCACGTCTTTTTTGAGTGAGGAAGACGTACGAGAGATCAATAAAATGGGAAGTCAAATGAATACAAAAAAGCTAAAGCAAATCTATGAAGCGCTGGAAGGAAAATATGATTATTTTGAATTGCGCCTCGCATTAGCGAAAGGACAGCACGCAATAAAGGAAGGTATGACACAGGATGAGGTATGATCTAAATTCAGTACTGAAAGAAAATTTCGGCTTTAACGAATTTCGGGAGGGGCAGAGAGAAGTGATTACAGATGTTCTCGAGGGCAACGATGTATTAGGAATCTTACCTACCGGAACAGGGAAATCGCTATGCTATCAACTTCCTGCCAGGATCCTTGGTGGTACAACACTTGTCGTCTCCCCACTCATATCATTAATGGTGGATCAGGTGAAGCAATTGAAAGCATCTGGTTTTAAGGCAGTTACGGCTATGAACAGTTTCATGGATCAGCCTGAAAGAAGTGCTGTATTAAAAAACCTTCATAAATACTCTCTTGTTTATATATCACCTGAAATGTTGCAGAACGATTGGTTGCAGCAGCGATTGAATCGTATCGATGTCAATCTCTTTGTTATTGACGAAGCCCACTGCATTTCTCAGTGGGGACACGAGTTTAGAACAGATTATCTCAAGCTTCACCAGACCATCGAAGACCTTGGCCACCCAACCGTAATGGCTTTAAGTGCAACAGCTACCCCTGATGTGCAGCAGGACATCAGGGAAAAGTTGAGACTTCCTCACATGAAAAAAAAGAATCTATCCGATGGATAAACAAAACATTAGTTTTGCTGTTGAAGAATGCACGAGTCCTGAAGAAAAAACGGAACGGATTGTTCAATTGCTCAAAAAGAACCTGGCACCAACGATGATCTATTTTTCAAGCCGGCAGTGGGCGGAAAAGGTTAGTTTTGAACTAAGGGACCGTTTAAAGCAGAGAGTCGCTTTTTACCATGGTGGTATGGAGCAAACAGATCGAATGCTGGTGCAACAGCAATTCATGAATAATCAATTGGATGTCATTTGTTGCACGAGTGCTTTTGGAATGGGTGTAGACAAAAAAAGACATACGGATCGTCCTACACTTCCATTTGCCCCCTCAATTAGAATCCTTCATTCAAGAGGTCGGGAGGGCAGGACGGGACGGAGGAGCGGCTGTTAGCCTTCTGCTCTATACACGTCAGGACCATTTTCTACCTCAAAGGCTCATACAGAGTGAATTACCGGGAAGGAATGACCTTCAACAGGTATTTTCCTTTTTAACGAAAAATCAAGGAGAAGAAGTTCCTGAAGATGATGTGATGATCGAACGTTTTGAATTATCCGAATCACAATGGAACTTTATCAAGTTTCAATTAGAAGAAGAGGGCGCGTTGCATGGCGGGAGATTAATAGGCGTGACCCCTGAACTCATTCAAGAAATTCATCGCTTCTTAGAGGAGAGATGGCAGTATAAACACAACAAACTGAATGAAATGTTGAGGTGGATTCATGTATCCGATTGTCGCAGAGAAGCGTTGTATAAACCGTTTCAGGACATGATCCGAACGCCTACCGTCCCATGCTGCGACGAATGTGATTTCAACATAGATGAGCTATCTTTCCAAGAGGAGAGACAAACATATGATACATTCAGCTGGGAAGATCGCTTAAAGCTTATTTTTAAACAAGGAGTCGGTTTATGAAACGAAAGAGTCAATCAGAACTGATTATGGAAATGGACGACCGGGAAATCACATTACAATTGGTTCTAACTCAGTTGAGTATACTGATTCTTGCACTCATAGGAAGTGTATTCCTTTTTGACGCGTTTTGGGCCGATTGGAGCAGTCAATTTGATTTTCACGTGAACGAACTGTTGGTTTATGGGTTCCTCCCAGGACTTATGGTGCTTCTCATCGACCTTTTTCTCGTGTATCGTTTACCTCAAAGGATGTACGATGATGGCGGGATTAATGTCAAAGTGTTCAAAAATCGTTCCAGCTTAAGTATTATAGGGATTACTTTGTTGGTTGCGGTAAGTGAAGAAATGTTATTCCGCGGGGTCCTGCATGCTGAGTTTGGATATGTTATTGCAAGTGTCCTCTTTGCCGTTATGCATATCCGTTATTTAACAAAAATCGTGTTATTGGTTTCGGTTTTATTTGTCAGTTTTTTTATCGGTTATATGTATGAGGTGACCGGTAATTTACTTGTGACCATCCTGGCACATTTCCTTATTGATGTTGTATTAGCTTTTTGGATACGTTTCGGAAAATGGGGGGAAGTCGATGAGTGATCAGCATTCATCAGAAGATCAAGCAGAAAACTTGAGGGGATACACAAAGGAGCGAGGGTTTGAAAGGGAAGAGTTAGACATCCTGGATCTGCCTCCAAGAAAAGATGTACATGAAGGAAAGAAAGAAAAGACGAGATGGAAGGTGAATGCGATTTGGATGCGCTTCCTCTTTGTCATCCTTCTTATTTTGATCATTGTGATCCTATCCTATCCTTATTGGGACGTGTGGTTCGGACAAACCTTTCCTGAACCGGCCGTCATAGAAGAATCGCCCTACCATGAACAAATCACAGTAGAGCGATGACCTTTAGAAAAATTGCTTTCGATCCCTTTCGAACTTAAGTATTTCAACCGCTTCTCTGAACCTTTGGGAGTGAATCACTTCTCTTTCACGCAAAAATTTTAAACTGTCATTCAAGCAAGGGTCATCGGACATGTTAATGATCCACTGATAGGTCGCCCTGGCTTTCTCCTCGGCGGCAATATCCTCATAGAGGTCAGCAATCGGATCTCCCTTCGCCTGGATGTAAGTGGCTGTCCATGGGTTTCCGCCTGCATTATTGTAATACAAAGCATGATCATGGCTTGCATAATGCGCACCAAGTCCAGCTGCTTTCATCTGCTCCGGTGTAGCATCCTTGGTAAGTTTATAGATCATCGTGGCAATCATTTCTAAATGGGCGAATTCCTCTGTCCCGATATCTGTTAAAAGTCCGATCACTTTATCCGGTATACTGTACCGCTGATTCAAGTAACGAAGGGCTGCGGATAATTCGCCGTCCGCTCCTCCATACTGTTCAATCAAATATTTGGCAAGTCTCGGATTGCATTCTGTTACTTTCACCGGATATTGTAACTTCTTTTCGTAATACCACATAAGCGCCCTCCTATTTCCTTCATGAATGAAGGGTTATAATTGCCATGGCCACGGGCTGTCGCCCCAATTCCATGGATACCCTGAAAAACTGCCCCCGTACTGCCTTAATGGCCCAAAGCGCTGCTCATAGGCGGATTTTAGATCCCTGCTTTCAACGGCAAGCTGATTGAACTGCTGGATTGCCTGAGTGTCCTGTGGATGGGTATCCAGGTAAAGGGTAAGTTCCACCAAAGCGAAATCCACCATCTGAATCTTTTCCATTAAAGCATACCGGTCTTTTGCAGGGTTGGCCGTTTGCTTCATCGTTTTGCCCCTTTCTCTGAAGGTGTAGGGTATGGATCGTACAATGCCGGCCAAAGAGTTCCTTTATACAAAGCTTCTTGAATAGGGAATTGTTGCAAATTTGGAGGCTGGAATCCCAGATAAAGGTTGGGAGGTGTTTGGTAACAAATCGTCCCTCTAGGCGGACAAGGATCGAAAAGGCCACGGTATGGCTGGTAGCATTTGATTGGTGTGTACATCCTAAATCACATCCTTTTCCTTGGAATTTTATGTGTCCCTTCCTTGTCCTATTCGACCCAGGCAGGATATTAGACGGCTGATGGCGAAATTATTACCGTGTAAATCAAAAGAAGAGGTGAGTGTATGTTTGTTAAAGGTATTATGAAACCCGCCCACAAATCCTTCACGGCGGAATCATCCACTTCACTTTCAGAAATCTTGAAAGTGCTTGATGAGAAAGATATTGAGGCCATGCCTGTTTTGAAATCGGGTCAATTCACAGGAATGGTTTCTAAAGAGATCATCTTTCGGGCCCTATTTTAATTCAGAAGAAGGAATGGATCGAAAAACGTTTCTTAATGAGACCACTGCTGGTGATGTTGCCATGCATAAAGATTATTATATTCACGATGAAGAGGTTTTCGAACATACGCTGCCTATGTTCAAAGGTTTTTCTGTACTGGCTGTTGTCAACCAATCTGAGAAGTTTCTCGGTCTCGTCACAAGGTTTGACGTCATAGAACAGTTCGAAAGTGCATTTGGGGTCAACAAAAAAGGAGTAAGGATTGCCTTTACGTCTGAAGAGTCATCAGGAAGGATCGAAAGGCTCGGGGATATTATCAAGAGTTATCATGAAAACGTGATTTCACTTGCCACTTTCGATGAAACCGATAAGCTTGCCAGAAGAATTGTTTTGAAGATTGAAGAAAACGATAATATTGAAGCATTCACTAAGAAACTCGAAAAGACGGGTTTTAGAATTCTGAGCGTAAAGAACGTGTGAGTGAATCATACGTTAATGCCTCATATTAAAAACATGACATAGGAAGATAACGAAACCGCTCACGATGTGTAATCATGAGCGGTTTTTTCTAATATGCAGGTTTGGTGCAGTATAATTTTTCTTTTGCCAGAGGGCCTTTGTAGAATGCAAGGGTAAGAATCATACTTGCGAGCAAAGCTATGACCAGAATCCAACGCTGCCCTTACCACCTAAGTCCTTGAACTCTGTCAACCATATCTTATGCTCCATATTTTAATATCCTGATGACTTTTCCCTTTGTATGATGAAACGTAAGGTTTTCATAGGGGTACATTTTATAAAGTTTGGGCGTTT
This window harbors:
- a CDS encoding helix-turn-helix transcriptional regulator; the encoded protein is MDKQEVRKKVSEKIKLIRVEHGYTQDKMADILGLSKKTLVQIEKQRTLAGWTTVVAICALFQESDVLKGVLGDAPVEIVETIAHEQVEPQGKKTLGGKVWWQTIAEGENYILQQNLISHHYRIIDSEDYRLFSTINRTEAEIRFEELVK
- a CDS encoding CPBP family intramembrane glutamic endopeptidase — encoded protein: MKRKSQSELIMEMDDREITLQLVLTQLSILILALIGSVFLFDAFWADWSSQFDFHVNELLVYGFLPGLMVLLIDLFLVYRLPQRMYDDGGINVKVFKNRSSLSIIGITLLVAVSEEMLFRGVLHAEFGYVIASVLFAVMHIRYLTKIVLLVSVLFVSFFIGYMYEVTGNLLVTILAHFLIDVVLAFWIRFGKWGEVDE
- a CDS encoding helicase-related protein, whose protein sequence is MDKQNISFAVEECTSPEEKTERIVQLLKKNLAPTMIYFSSRQWAEKVSFELRDRLKQRVAFYHGGMEQTDRMLVQQQFMNNQLDVICCTSAFGMGVDKKRHTDRPTLPFAPSIRILHSRGREGRTGRRSGC
- a CDS encoding RecQ family zinc-binding domain-containing protein translates to MIERFELSESQWNFIKFQLEEEGALHGGRLIGVTPELIQEIHRFLEERWQYKHNKLNEMLRWIHVSDCRREALYKPFQDMIRTPTVPCCDECDFNIDELSFQEERQTYDTFSWEDRLKLIFKQGVGL
- a CDS encoding DEAD/DEAH box helicase translates to MITDVLEGNDVLGILPTGTGKSLCYQLPARILGGTTLVVSPLISLMVDQVKQLKASGFKAVTAMNSFMDQPERSAVLKNLHKYSLVYISPEMLQNDWLQQRLNRIDVNLFVIDEAHCISQWGHEFRTDYLKLHQTIEDLGHPTVMALSATATPDVQQDIREKLRLPHMKKKNLSDG
- a CDS encoding manganese catalase family protein codes for the protein MWYYEKKLQYPVKVTECNPRLAKYLIEQYGGADGELSAALRYLNQRYSIPDKVIGLLTDIGTEEFAHLEMIATMIYKLTKDATPEQMKAAGLGAHYASHDHALYYNNAGGNPWTATYIQAKGDPIADLYEDIAAEEKARATYQWIINMSDDPCLNDSLKFLREREVIHSQRFREAVEILKFERDRKQFF
- a CDS encoding ferredoxin; its protein translation is MAKYTIVDKETCIACGACGAAAPDLYDYDDEGIAYVVLDDNEGTEEVPELYEEDMEDALEGCPTDSIKISTAPFHGDPLKYEE
- a CDS encoding CBS domain-containing protein, whose product is MFVKGIMKPAHKSFTAESSTSLSEILKVLDEKDIEAMPVLKSGQFTGMVSKEIIFRALF
- the sigX gene encoding RNA polymerase sigma factor SigX, which gives rise to MRTFFDELYENYHHDLFQFLIYMVKDRSLAEDLVQDVYVRVMKSYDSFNGKSSEKTWLFSIARHVAIDYFRKQKRKRNRFMEFFDWSEKGEQIKDQNKMPEEIAVQNDEIQQVYQALDKCTVDQRSVLIFRFIQGMSIKETAEILSWSESKVKTTQHRAMKALKEILEDMEEGRGDREEA
- a CDS encoding helix-turn-helix domain-containing protein; this translates as MFGHLVLTCVDRFRGERTVSGIYHLLTGKRSSQTLQDAKGYELDMLFGVYPSLKRETLGTQVQKLVHDGCIQINEQSFPSITPEGIRQLSSFPVYELEYFEGMVWHDVIPTFMKRVYLLLQTVANTNAGIHQYVPIVDDFATQKWVRTVYLQFQDKLPKMVESMYEEIHHLLKKHPSQQADLFAHRLTGGGVIGMTIDQLKREFTLNVEDVELMLQHTHYYLFLESKTKKDDYPVLHLCTKGLDATNLITRSARKTYQYMKQGLSLQEIMNVRRLKKSTIQDHIVESALIIPDFSITSFLSEEDVREINKMGSQMNTKKLKQIYEALEGKYDYFELRLALAKGQHAIKEGMTQDEV
- a CDS encoding CBS domain-containing protein, producing MDRKTFLNETTAGDVAMHKDYYIHDEEVFEHTLPMFKGFSVLAVVNQSEKFLGLVTRFDVIEQFESAFGVNKKGVRIAFTSEESSGRIERLGDIIKSYHENVISLATFDETDKLARRIVLKIEENDNIEAFTKKLEKTGFRILSVKNV
- a CDS encoding spore coat protein CotJB; translation: MKQTANPAKDRYALMEKIQMVDFALVELTLYLDTHPQDTQAIQQFNQLAVESRDLKSAYEQRFGPLRQYGGSFSGYPWNWGDSPWPWQL
- a CDS encoding spore coat associated protein CotJA; this encodes MYTPIKCYQPYRGLFDPCPPRGTICYQTPPNLYLGFQPPNLQQFPIQEALYKGTLWPALYDPYPTPSEKGAKR